In Anaerococcus prevotii DSM 20548, the genomic window AGCTTGTAGGTATTCATCAATTCACTTACTCCTTCTAGGGCGTAATATTCTGTCTGAATAGGAATTATTATCGAATCACTAGCAACAAGAGCATTGATCGATAGAAGTCCCAAACTTGGTGGACAATCAATTAAAACAAAATCGTATTCTTCTTCAAGTTTTCCTATAATTTCCTTTAAGACCTCTGTCCTTGAAACTGGATCTAGATTTACAAGCTCAACTTCAAGACCTGATAGAGAAGACTCGGAATTAATAAGAAGTACTCCTGATTCAGTTTCTTTTATATATTTAGAAAAATCAATTCTCTTTTCATCTTCTGTTCTAACTTTTTTATTTTCTTCTAATTCTTCTTCTTTTTCATTCTTATCATCTAGAATCTCATTAAATAAGTCATAAACTGAATCGCCCTCTTTATCAACTCCCAATCCTGTGGTTGTATTGGCCTGAGGGTCAATATCTATTACGAGGACTTTTTTTCCTTCTTTTACCAAGGCTACCGAAAGATTTACTACGCTAGTAGTTTTTCCTACTCCACCTTTTTGATTAAATATTGATATTATCATACTTACCTCTCATTAATGTTATAGCTAAATCAATCGCCCTGTTTTTTGCTCTCAACCTAACTCTATTTCTATCTCCTTTGAAGTTATATTCTTTTGGAATGTATTCTCCCTTATACAAGACTCCTACAAAAACTTTCCCCAGATGGGCATAACCGGTTGTGGCTATAGTAAGTTCTGCCTTAGTTTTTTTATAAAGTCCATCAAGCATTTCCTTAAGAACTT contains:
- a CDS encoding ParA family protein, which produces MIISIFNQKGGVGKTTSVVNLSVALVKEGKKVLVIDIDPQANTTTGLGVDKEGDSVYDLFNEILDDKNEKEEELEENKKVRTEDEKRIDFSKYIKETESGVLLINSESSLSGLEVELVNLDPVSRTEVLKEIIGKLEEEYDFVLIDCPPSLGLLSINALVASDSIIIPIQTEYYALEGVSELMNTYKLVKDSLNKDLEIEGVLLTMFDKRTNLSYEVVEEVKSYFKNKVFKTMIPRNVRLAEAPSYGKSVLEYEERSKGATAYKMLAQELIGG